The Haloterrigena turkmenica DSM 5511 genome includes the window GCGTCAGCTTAGAGATCCGCGACGTCCTCGATGGCGTCAGTTAGCTCCTTGATCGACTCGAGGTCGTGTTCGCCCATGTGGCCGATGCGGAACGTCTGCTCACCGAGCTGCGAGCCGTAGCCGTTCGAGAAGACGAAGTCGTACTCCTCCGAGACGGCGTCGATGGTCGCGGCGACGTCGATGTCCCGGGTGTTCTCGATGCAGCTCACCGTCTGGGACTCGTAGCCCTCCTCGGGGAACATATCGAAGTGCTCGCGGGCCCACTCGCGGGTGTACTCGGCCATTTCACGGTGGCGCTCGTCCCGAGCCTCGTGGCCCTCCTCGAGCATGTACTTCATCTGCTTGCGGTAGGCGAGCATGACCGGGATGGCGGGCGTGGAGTGAGTCTGGCCCTTCCGGTCGTAGTAGTCCAGCGAGCGCTGGAAGCCCCCGTACCACGACGCGGAGTCGCTCTCGAGTTCGCGCTCGTAGGCGTCGTCGCTGACGACACAGACCGCTAAGCCGGGGGGCATCGCGAAGGCCTTCTGGACCGACGTGAAGATGACGTCGATGTCGTGGTCGTCGATCTCGACGAGGTCGCCGCCCAGCGCGGAGACGGCGTCGACGACGAAGTAGGTGTCCTCGAACTCGGCGACGACGTCGCCGATCTCCTCGATGGGGTTGCGGACGCCCGTCGAGGACTCGTTCATCACGCAGGTGACGACGTCGTACTCGGTGTCGCTCTCCTCGAGGCGCTCGCGCACGTCCTCGGGTTTGACCGCCTGTCCCCACTCGTACTCGAGGGTGTCGACGGACTTGCCGAGGCGTTCTGCGACGTTGGCCTGCCGTTCGCTGAAGCTGCCGCAGGTCGTGACGAGGACGTTCTCGTCGACGAGATTCAGAATCGAACTCTCCATGAACTCGGTGCCCGAGCCGGTGAGGATGATGACCTCGTTGTCGGTGCCGAGGAACTCCTTCGTGTCCTCGACGATGGTCGTGTAGAGGTCGGTCATCCGGTCCATCCGGTGGCCGAACATCGGCTGGCTCATCTCCTCGATGACGTCCTCGCGCACCTCGGTCGGGCCCGGGATGTACAGCGTCTTGTCGGGGTAGTCGTCCTTGTATTCGCGTTTCTCGGTCACGGAAGTCACCTGATACGGTCCACTGCGTCGTGCGGTGGTATGGTACTTTTGATGCCAACCGGAAAGAGGGCAGCTGATCGGCGGCTGTCCGCGGGAGGCCCGTCTCGAACCGCGG containing:
- a CDS encoding pyridoxal-phosphate-dependent aminotransferase family protein; the encoded protein is MTEKREYKDDYPDKTLYIPGPTEVREDVIEEMSQPMFGHRMDRMTDLYTTIVEDTKEFLGTDNEVIILTGSGTEFMESSILNLVDENVLVTTCGSFSERQANVAERLGKSVDTLEYEWGQAVKPEDVRERLEESDTEYDVVTCVMNESSTGVRNPIEEIGDVVAEFEDTYFVVDAVSALGGDLVEIDDHDIDVIFTSVQKAFAMPPGLAVCVVSDDAYERELESDSASWYGGFQRSLDYYDRKGQTHSTPAIPVMLAYRKQMKYMLEEGHEARDERHREMAEYTREWAREHFDMFPEEGYESQTVSCIENTRDIDVAATIDAVSEEYDFVFSNGYGSQLGEQTFRIGHMGEHDLESIKELTDAIEDVADL